One Arthrobacter sp. FW306-07-I genomic window carries:
- a CDS encoding urease subunit beta: MIPGEYVLRREPVTANAGREAIEVAVTNTGDRPVQVGSHFHFAEANAALAFDREAAYGRRLDIPAGTAARFEPGDSRTVRLIELAGRREVYGLSNAVNGKLDGGIRQGGSVAEGDSK, encoded by the coding sequence ATGATTCCAGGCGAGTACGTCCTCAGGCGAGAGCCCGTGACCGCGAATGCGGGCAGGGAGGCCATCGAGGTTGCCGTGACCAACACCGGCGACCGGCCCGTGCAGGTGGGTTCCCACTTCCATTTTGCCGAGGCCAATGCGGCCCTGGCCTTTGACCGGGAGGCAGCCTACGGCCGGCGCCTGGACATCCCGGCGGGGACGGCTGCCCGGTTCGAGCCGGGAGACTCACGCACGGTCCGGCTCATCGAACTGGCCGGCCGCCGCGAGGTCTACGGGCTCAGCAACGCGGTCAACGGAAAGCTCGACGGCGGTATCCGCCAGGGTGGTTCGGTCGCGGAAGGGGACAGCAAGTGA
- a CDS encoding HhH-GPD-type base excision DNA repair protein, with protein sequence MDGMELHITGDPAADKLLSEDAFALLTGMLLDQQVTMESAFAGPEKIRTRIGSLEPGAIAAHDPAAFVEMFKERPAVHRFPGSMAARVQALAEAVQSEWDGDAAAIWTKGSPDGAEVLRRLKALPGFGEQKARIFLALLGKQRGLEAPGWREAAGHYGEEGSYLSVADIVDPESLAKVRASKQAAKAAAKAGKER encoded by the coding sequence ATGGACGGCATGGAACTGCACATCACGGGGGATCCCGCCGCGGACAAGTTGTTGAGTGAGGACGCCTTCGCCCTGCTGACCGGCATGTTGCTGGACCAGCAGGTCACCATGGAATCCGCCTTCGCGGGGCCGGAGAAAATCCGGACCCGCATCGGGTCGCTGGAGCCCGGGGCCATTGCCGCACATGATCCGGCTGCGTTCGTGGAGATGTTCAAGGAGCGCCCCGCCGTCCATCGCTTTCCCGGCTCCATGGCCGCGCGGGTGCAGGCGCTCGCCGAGGCAGTCCAGAGCGAGTGGGACGGCGACGCCGCAGCCATCTGGACCAAGGGATCGCCGGACGGCGCCGAGGTGCTGCGCCGGCTCAAGGCCCTGCCCGGTTTCGGGGAGCAGAAGGCCAGGATCTTTTTGGCCCTGCTTGGCAAGCAACGCGGCCTTGAGGCGCCGGGGTGGCGGGAAGCAGCGGGCCACTACGGCGAGGAAGGCTCCTACCTCTCCGTAGCGGACATTGTGGACCCGGAGTCCCTGGCCAAGGTCCGCGCCAGCAAGCAGGCGGCCAAGGCCGCGGCGAAGGCAGGAAAAGAGCGTTAA
- a CDS encoding LacI family DNA-binding transcriptional regulator — protein sequence MAVTMNDVARAAGVSLKTVSNVLNDYEFIRPATKQRVQDAIAELGYEANLTARSLRSGKTSMLGLVLSDLSAPYYAELASKLMKAASRHGYRVMVEQSDAEPSVELGALQGTFRQLTDGLLFTPLVVDADAIAERAGKKPLVMLGEHIMDPRFDLVTMKNEEAAAALTRHLLGGGRRRIAVVGANTGESAGTSGLRLNGYRKALEEAGVPFDAALIAPAEWRRDTGAAAVAGLLESGVEFDAVFGLNDVLALGAMHELLIRGVKVPQDVAVAGFDDIDEARFASPSLTTVSPGMDEIAERSIGLLLDRIAGRETSEQGVHVEAGFVLKVRESAP from the coding sequence ATGGCTGTCACCATGAACGACGTTGCGAGGGCCGCAGGTGTTTCCCTCAAGACCGTTTCCAACGTCCTGAACGACTACGAATTCATCCGGCCTGCCACCAAGCAGCGCGTGCAGGATGCCATCGCGGAACTGGGCTACGAGGCGAACCTCACCGCCCGCAGCCTCCGGTCCGGCAAGACCTCCATGCTGGGCCTGGTCCTGTCCGACCTCTCCGCGCCCTACTATGCCGAGCTGGCGTCCAAGCTGATGAAGGCCGCGTCCCGCCACGGCTACCGGGTGATGGTGGAGCAGTCCGACGCCGAGCCGTCGGTTGAGCTGGGCGCCCTGCAGGGGACCTTCCGCCAGCTCACCGACGGGCTGTTGTTCACGCCCCTGGTGGTGGACGCAGATGCCATTGCCGAGCGTGCAGGCAAGAAGCCGCTGGTGATGCTCGGCGAGCACATCATGGACCCGCGCTTCGACCTGGTCACCATGAAGAACGAGGAAGCCGCGGCTGCGCTGACCAGGCACCTGCTTGGCGGCGGCCGCCGTCGTATTGCCGTGGTCGGCGCCAACACCGGGGAGTCTGCCGGGACCTCGGGCCTGCGCCTGAACGGCTACCGGAAGGCGCTGGAGGAGGCAGGCGTTCCGTTCGACGCCGCGCTGATCGCCCCCGCCGAGTGGCGCCGCGACACCGGTGCCGCCGCCGTTGCCGGGCTCCTGGAGTCCGGTGTGGAGTTCGACGCCGTCTTCGGACTGAATGACGTACTGGCACTCGGTGCCATGCACGAACTGCTGATCCGCGGCGTCAAGGTGCCGCAGGACGTGGCGGTGGCCGGCTTTGACGACATCGACGAGGCCCGGTTCGCGTCCCCGTCCCTGACCACCGTCTCACCGGGCATGGACGAGATCGCCGAGCGTTCCATCGGCCTGCTGCTGGACCGGATCGCCGGCCGCGAGACATCGGAACAGGGTGTGCATGTGGAGGCCGGGTTCGTGCTGAAGGTCCGGGAGTCCGCACCCTAA
- a CDS encoding urease subunit gamma — MHLMPREQEKLLIVVAADLARRRQSRGLRLNYPEAVAIISYELIEGARDGRSVADLMSYGTTLLSREDVMEGVPEMIHDVQIEATFPDGTKLVTVHNPIR; from the coding sequence ATGCATCTGATGCCGCGTGAGCAGGAAAAGCTCCTGATCGTGGTGGCCGCCGACCTCGCCCGCCGGAGACAGTCCCGCGGCCTCAGGCTCAACTACCCCGAGGCCGTGGCCATCATCAGCTATGAACTGATTGAGGGGGCCCGCGACGGCCGCAGCGTTGCCGACCTGATGAGCTACGGCACCACGCTGCTCAGCCGCGAAGACGTGATGGAGGGCGTGCCGGAGATGATCCACGACGTCCAGATCGAGGCCACCTTCCCCGACGGCACCAAACTGGTCACCGTCCACAACCCCATCCGGTAA
- a CDS encoding cysteine hydrolase family protein: MIALLVIDMQNAFFETPELAAQQERVVSECNRLIEGFKAAGHNALLVGTEHERDKSTWTLSMLDDDQGFIFRGSEQAQSVPGLLKEDLPQLNKTRDSGFVGTNLLARLRNWGAGEVVLAGVSTHNCIAQTAADAFAHNIRVTYARDAMASEADQDAADMLRILSATYRQPIQSSDEILARLSETK; encoded by the coding sequence ATGATTGCCCTCCTGGTCATCGACATGCAGAACGCATTCTTCGAAACACCCGAACTGGCAGCCCAGCAGGAGCGGGTGGTCAGTGAGTGCAACCGGCTGATTGAAGGGTTCAAGGCAGCCGGACACAATGCGCTCCTGGTGGGCACCGAACACGAACGGGACAAGTCCACCTGGACCCTCAGCATGCTTGACGACGACCAGGGGTTCATCTTCCGCGGCAGCGAGCAGGCCCAGTCGGTGCCGGGGCTCTTGAAGGAGGACCTGCCCCAATTGAACAAGACAAGGGACAGCGGCTTCGTGGGCACCAACCTGCTGGCGCGGTTGCGGAACTGGGGCGCCGGGGAAGTGGTGCTCGCCGGTGTCTCCACGCACAACTGCATCGCCCAGACCGCCGCGGACGCCTTCGCGCACAACATCCGGGTTACCTACGCCAGGGATGCCATGGCCTCGGAGGCTGACCAGGACGCTGCCGACATGCTCCGCATCCTTTCCGCCACGTACCGCCAGCCCATCCAGTCCAGTGATGAGATCCTCGCCCGGCTCAGCGAAACGAAGTAG
- the arfA gene encoding arabinosylfuranosidase ArfA yields MTQPEPAAAKITLDPSFVVGPVRRRTFGAFVEHLGRCVYTGIFEPDHPDADEDGFRKDVLALTRELGVSTVRYPGGNFVSGYRWEDGVGPVDQRPVRLDLAWHSTDPNTVGVDEFAKWSAKAGVEPMMAVNLGTRGIQEALDLLEYTNIDGGTALSERRRANGAADGYGIKMWCLGNEMDGPWQIGHKNALEYGRLAADTARAMRMVEPDLELVACGSSGPTMPTFGEWERVVLSETYELVDLISAHQYFEDFGDLQEHLAAGHKMEAFIRDLVSHIDHVKSVKKSAKQVNISFDEWNVWHMSRDESKVPTGKDWPVAPVLLEDTYTVADAVVVGDLLVTLLRNTDRVHSASLAQLVNVIAPIMTEPGGRSWKQTTFHPFALTSRHASGTVLQLAVESPLVSGGKTPDFTALSAVATYDADKGEAVVFAVNRSADSALTLDAAVAALGNVRVVEAVTYANKDPYWQASADDSTSVLPSENGTVKVDGGHLTAELPAVSWSMIRLSVSA; encoded by the coding sequence GTGACCCAGCCAGAACCTGCTGCAGCAAAAATCACCCTTGACCCCTCGTTCGTTGTGGGGCCCGTCCGCCGTCGTACTTTCGGGGCCTTCGTTGAGCACCTTGGCCGGTGCGTGTACACCGGAATCTTCGAGCCGGACCACCCGGACGCCGACGAGGACGGCTTCCGCAAGGACGTCCTGGCGCTGACCCGCGAGTTGGGGGTGTCCACCGTCCGCTATCCGGGCGGCAACTTTGTCTCCGGCTACCGCTGGGAGGACGGCGTGGGTCCGGTGGACCAGCGCCCTGTGCGGTTGGATCTGGCCTGGCACTCCACCGACCCCAACACCGTGGGTGTGGACGAGTTTGCCAAGTGGTCCGCCAAGGCCGGAGTGGAACCGATGATGGCCGTCAACCTGGGAACCCGTGGTATCCAGGAGGCGCTGGACCTGCTGGAATATACCAACATCGACGGCGGCACCGCCCTTTCGGAGCGGCGGCGCGCCAACGGGGCGGCGGACGGCTACGGCATCAAGATGTGGTGCCTGGGCAACGAAATGGACGGCCCGTGGCAAATCGGCCACAAGAACGCGCTGGAGTACGGCCGGCTCGCCGCGGACACCGCCCGGGCAATGCGCATGGTGGAGCCGGACCTGGAGCTGGTGGCGTGCGGCAGCTCCGGACCCACCATGCCCACGTTCGGTGAGTGGGAGCGGGTAGTGCTGTCCGAAACCTATGAACTGGTGGACCTGATCTCCGCGCACCAGTACTTCGAGGACTTCGGCGACCTGCAGGAGCACCTCGCTGCCGGGCACAAGATGGAAGCCTTCATCCGGGACCTCGTGAGCCACATCGACCACGTCAAGTCGGTGAAGAAGTCCGCCAAGCAGGTGAACATCTCCTTCGATGAGTGGAACGTCTGGCACATGAGCCGGGACGAATCCAAGGTGCCCACCGGCAAGGACTGGCCGGTGGCCCCCGTGCTGCTGGAGGATACCTACACGGTGGCCGACGCCGTGGTGGTGGGGGACTTGCTGGTTACGCTGCTCCGGAACACGGACCGCGTCCACTCGGCCAGCCTGGCGCAGCTGGTGAACGTTATCGCGCCCATCATGACCGAGCCCGGTGGGCGGTCCTGGAAGCAGACCACGTTCCACCCGTTCGCGCTGACCTCGCGGCACGCGTCCGGCACGGTGCTGCAGCTCGCCGTCGAATCCCCGCTGGTCAGCGGCGGCAAGACGCCGGACTTCACCGCGCTGTCCGCCGTCGCCACGTATGACGCGGACAAGGGCGAGGCAGTGGTGTTCGCGGTAAACCGCTCGGCAGACTCCGCGCTTACCCTGGATGCTGCCGTGGCCGCGCTGGGCAACGTCCGCGTGGTTGAGGCGGTGACCTACGCCAACAAGGATCCCTACTGGCAGGCCAGTGCCGACGATTCCACGTCCGTCCTGCCCTCCGAAAACGGAACAGTAAAGGTCGACGGCGGCCACCTCACCGCCGAGCTTCCGGCCGTGTCCTGGTCCATGATCCGGCTGTCCGTCAGCGCCTGA